The following proteins come from a genomic window of Gossypium raimondii isolate GPD5lz chromosome 5, ASM2569854v1, whole genome shotgun sequence:
- the LOC105767963 gene encoding F-box protein At5g46170, which translates to MSSVYSDPIHGTHPEPIDHFDRLPDSLLLLVFNMIGDVKALGRCCVVSRRFHALVPQVENVVVRVDCVISDDDCSPSSSVKSRAAGPFSTLFRLVFGGIVKPLQALGQFLGPERPSLNKTLNTSSSSSLSVGLGGGEDGEMDQGGVTHHSPTQVLRNFNELRFLRIELPGGELGIDDGVLLKWRADFGSTLDSCVILGAASVFNNVHFQVPGHGNDGFCINNGSNVGNGDDNGSIPESFYTNGGLKLRVVWTISSLIAASARHYLLQSIIAEHKTLDSLVLTDADGQGVLCMNGEQLEELRVKPLSASAASKRTLVPALNMRLWYAPHLELPDGVVLQGATLVAIRPSEQSASKKEVSDASWLSSAFEEPYGTAAKMLVKRRTYCLEMNSF; encoded by the coding sequence atgTCTTCGGTTTATTCAGATCCGATCCATGGAACCCACCCGGAACCAATCGATCACTTCGACCGTCTTCCCGATTCTCTTCTCCTTTTAGTCTTCAACATGATCGGCGACGTGAAAGCGCTTGGCCGATGCTGCGTTGTTTCGCGTCGTTTCCACGCCCTCGTCCCTCAAGTTGAAAACGTCGTCGTTCGTGTCGATTGCGTCATCTCCGACGACGATTGTTCCCCTTCTTCCTCTGTCAAATCACGTGCCGCCGGTCCATTTTCCACCCTCTTCCGTCTCGTTTTCGGTGGCATTGTCAAGCCCCTCCAAGCTTTGGGCCAATTCCTTGGCCCCGAACGCCCCTCTCTCAACAAAACGCTCAATACCTCTTCATCTTCCTCTTTATCTGTCGGTCTCGGCGGAGGTGAGGATGGGGAAATGGACCAAGGTGGGGTTACCCATCATTCTCCGACTCAAGTGCTTAGAAATTTCAACGAGCTTCGTTTCCTCCGAATTGAATTGCCCGGCGGCGAGTTAGGGATCGATGACGGAGTTCTGCTGAAATGGAGAGCCGATTTCGGATCAACCCTTGATAGCTGCGTAATCCTCGGAGCTGCTTCCGTTTTTAACAATGTGCATTTCCAAGTACCAGGGCATGGGAACGATGGATTTTGCATCAACAACGGTTCTAATGTCGGCAACGGTGATGATAATGGGAGTATCCCTGAGTCGTTTTATACCAATGGAGGCTTGAAATTAAGGGTTGTTTGGACTATTAGCTCGTTAATCGCAGCATCAGCGAGGCATTATTTGCTTCAATCCATAATTGCAGAGCATAAGACGCTGGATAGCTTGGTTTTGACCGATGCGGATGGACAAGGGGTGCTTTGTATGAACGGTGAGCAGCTTGAGGAGTTAAGAGTGAAACCATTATCAGCTTCTGCTGCTTCAAAAAGGACGCTGGTGCCGGCTCTGAATATGAGGCTTTGGTATGCTCCTCATTTGGAGTTGCCTGATGGGGTTGTTTTACAAGGTGCCACTTTGGTTGCTATCAGGCCTAGTGAACAATCTGCTTCGAAAAAAGAGGTTTCGGATGCTTCTTGGTTATCATCTGCTTTTGAAGAGCCTTATGGGACTGCAGCTAAGATGCTGGTTAAGAGAAGGACTTACTGTCTGGAGATGAACTCGTTCTGA